A single window of Actinoallomurus bryophytorum DNA harbors:
- a CDS encoding GtrA family protein — protein MRIAVDLYRRFAHLAQEVAKFGVIGVLNFVITIGIADTLHLVLGMGPLKAFGVGTVVATTFSYFANRYWTFRHRDTSGLGREYVLFFILNGVALVITWVFIAVTHYILGLKNGIAYNAAEVVGTAAATLFRFWAYKKWVFLPASAPPVDPHTGLPEADSVPETASADDPEPEPVPTTVPAGSARRAR, from the coding sequence GTGAGAATCGCCGTGGATCTGTACCGACGGTTCGCCCACCTCGCCCAAGAGGTGGCAAAGTTCGGCGTGATCGGCGTACTCAACTTCGTCATCACCATCGGGATCGCCGACACGCTGCACCTCGTCCTCGGGATGGGGCCCCTGAAGGCCTTCGGCGTCGGCACCGTGGTCGCGACGACCTTCTCCTACTTCGCGAACCGCTACTGGACGTTCCGGCACCGCGACACCAGCGGGCTCGGCCGCGAGTACGTGCTGTTCTTCATCCTCAACGGCGTCGCCCTGGTGATCACCTGGGTGTTCATCGCCGTCACGCACTACATCCTCGGCCTGAAGAACGGCATCGCCTACAACGCCGCGGAGGTCGTCGGCACCGCCGCGGCGACGCTGTTCCGCTTCTGGGCGTACAAAAAGTGGGTGTTCCTGCCCGCGAGCGCGCCGCCGGTCGACCCGCACACCGGGCTGCCCGAGGCCGACTCGGTGCCCGAGACCGCGTCGGCCGACGACCCGGAGCCCGAGCCCGTACCCACGACCGTGCCGGCCGGGAGCGCTAGGCGGGCCCGCTGA
- a CDS encoding acyl-CoA dehydrogenase family protein — MDYRLDDEHEALRKTVEEFARDVVAPQAERLDADEEFPYDIVRQMGDMGLFGLPFPEEYGGMGGDYFALCLALEELARVDSSVAITLEAAVSLGAMPIYRFGTEEQKRAWLPDLLAGRTLGAFGLTEPGGGTDAGATRTTAKLVDGQWVINGTKCFITNSGTDITRLVTVTAVTGESEGGKREISSIIVPTPNEGLNVAPKYSKVGWHASDTRELSFSDCHVPAENLLGERGRGYAGFLSILDEGRIAISALATGLAQACLDESVKYAKERTAFGQPIGKNQAIAFKIADMEVRTHTARLAWYRAAERMMRGEPFKKEAAIAKLHSSEIAVTNAREATQIHGGYGFMNEYPVARHWRDSKILEIGEGTSEVQRMLIARELGL; from the coding sequence ATGGACTACCGGCTCGACGATGAGCACGAGGCCCTGCGTAAGACCGTCGAGGAGTTCGCTCGCGACGTCGTCGCTCCACAGGCCGAACGACTGGACGCGGACGAGGAGTTCCCGTACGACATCGTCCGCCAGATGGGCGATATGGGGCTTTTCGGCCTTCCGTTCCCCGAGGAGTACGGGGGCATGGGCGGCGACTACTTCGCCCTCTGCCTGGCACTGGAGGAGCTGGCACGGGTCGACTCCTCCGTCGCGATCACCCTTGAGGCCGCGGTGTCGCTCGGCGCGATGCCGATCTACCGGTTCGGCACCGAGGAGCAGAAGCGGGCCTGGCTGCCCGACCTGCTGGCCGGCCGCACACTCGGCGCCTTCGGCCTGACCGAGCCGGGCGGCGGCACCGACGCGGGCGCCACCCGTACGACCGCCAAGCTCGTCGACGGCCAGTGGGTGATCAACGGCACCAAGTGCTTCATCACCAACTCCGGCACCGACATCACCCGCCTGGTCACGGTCACCGCCGTCACGGGGGAGTCGGAGGGCGGAAAGCGCGAGATCTCCTCGATCATCGTCCCGACGCCGAACGAGGGCCTCAACGTCGCACCGAAGTACTCCAAGGTCGGCTGGCACGCCTCCGACACGCGGGAACTCTCCTTCAGCGACTGCCACGTACCGGCCGAGAACCTCCTCGGCGAACGCGGCCGTGGCTACGCCGGCTTCCTGTCGATCCTCGACGAGGGCCGCATCGCGATCTCCGCACTGGCCACCGGCCTCGCCCAGGCGTGCCTTGACGAGTCGGTCAAGTACGCCAAGGAGCGCACCGCCTTCGGCCAGCCGATCGGCAAGAACCAGGCCATCGCCTTCAAGATCGCCGACATGGAGGTGCGCACCCACACGGCACGGCTCGCGTGGTACCGCGCCGCGGAGCGGATGATGCGCGGCGAGCCGTTCAAGAAGGAGGCCGCCATCGCCAAGCTGCACTCCTCAGAGATCGCCGTGACGAACGCGCGCGAGGCGACGCAGATCCACGGCGGCTACGGGTTCATGAACGAATACCCCGTGGCCCGCCACTGGAGGGACTCGAAGATCCTGGAGATCGGCGAGGGAACCTCCGAGGTCCAGCGCATGCTCATCGCACGCGAGCTGGGACTTTAG
- a CDS encoding 5-(carboxyamino)imidazole ribonucleotide synthase, with the protein MVGGGQLARMTQQAAISLGVTLRVLSDSMHASAARVVSDVRVGDHESLDDLRTFAKDSDVVTFDHEHVPGEHIRALEEAGTPCRPGSAALLHAQDKRVMRERLSGLGVPVPRFAPVATAADVEAFGAWPVVLKAVRGGYDGKGVWVCENPAEARAVVERATGEGIALLAEEHVPFRRELAALVARSPYGQGAAYPIVETVQRDGICHEVIAPAPGLHPDRAEEAQRLALDIAARLGVTGLLAVELFETDEGVLVNELAMRPHNSGHWTIEGSRTSQFEQHLRAVLDLPLGDTRPTAPYAVMANVLGGDETDIYPRYIHVMAHDPGVKVHFYGKEVRPGRKIGHVTALGDDLDDVRERARHAADYLRNGPR; encoded by the coding sequence ATGGTGGGTGGTGGGCAACTCGCCCGCATGACCCAGCAGGCGGCGATCAGTCTCGGTGTGACGCTGCGCGTCCTCAGCGACAGCATGCACGCGTCCGCCGCGCGGGTGGTCTCCGACGTCCGCGTCGGTGATCACGAGTCGCTCGACGATCTGCGTACGTTCGCCAAGGACAGCGACGTGGTGACGTTCGACCACGAGCACGTCCCGGGTGAGCACATCAGGGCGCTGGAGGAGGCCGGCACACCGTGCCGGCCCGGATCCGCCGCGCTGCTGCACGCGCAGGACAAACGGGTGATGCGTGAGCGGCTCAGCGGGCTCGGTGTGCCGGTGCCGCGGTTCGCGCCGGTCGCGACGGCGGCCGACGTCGAGGCGTTCGGGGCCTGGCCCGTCGTGCTGAAGGCCGTACGCGGCGGCTACGACGGCAAGGGCGTCTGGGTCTGCGAAAACCCGGCAGAGGCGCGGGCCGTGGTCGAGCGCGCCACCGGCGAGGGGATCGCCCTGCTGGCCGAGGAGCACGTGCCGTTCCGCCGTGAGCTGGCCGCTCTGGTGGCCCGGTCGCCGTACGGCCAGGGCGCCGCCTACCCGATCGTGGAGACGGTGCAGCGCGACGGCATCTGCCACGAGGTGATCGCGCCGGCGCCCGGCCTGCATCCGGACCGGGCCGAGGAGGCCCAGCGGCTGGCGCTCGACATCGCCGCGAGGCTCGGCGTGACCGGCCTGCTCGCCGTCGAGCTGTTCGAGACCGACGAAGGCGTGCTCGTCAACGAGCTGGCCATGCGGCCGCACAACTCCGGGCACTGGACGATCGAGGGTTCGCGCACCTCGCAGTTCGAGCAGCATCTGCGCGCGGTCCTCGACCTGCCGCTCGGCGACACCCGGCCCACCGCTCCGTACGCCGTGATGGCCAACGTCCTCGGCGGCGACGAGACGGACATCTACCCGCGCTACATCCACGTCATGGCGCACGACCCCGGTGTGAAGGTGCACTTCTACGGCAAGGAGGTCCGCCCGGGGCGCAAGATCGGCCACGTCACCGCGCTCGGCGACGACCTCGACGACGTACGCGAGCGCGCCCGGCACGCCGCCGACTACCTGCGGAACGGACCCCGATGA
- the purE gene encoding 5-(carboxyamino)imidazole ribonucleotide mutase: MSVGVVMGSDSDWPVMKAAAEALDEFDVPYEADVVSAHRMPHDMIEYGSEAASRGLQVIIAGAGGAAHLPGMLASVTPLPVIGVPVPLKYLDGMDSLLSIVQMPAGVPVAAVAVGNARNAGLLAVRILAASDADLRERMEEFQRDLHDQAKAKGERLRRASAG; the protein is encoded by the coding sequence ATGAGCGTCGGTGTGGTGATGGGCAGCGACTCGGACTGGCCGGTGATGAAGGCCGCCGCCGAGGCGCTGGATGAGTTCGACGTGCCGTACGAGGCCGATGTGGTCTCGGCGCACCGGATGCCGCACGACATGATCGAGTACGGCTCCGAGGCGGCCTCCCGCGGGCTTCAGGTGATCATCGCGGGCGCGGGCGGTGCGGCGCACCTGCCGGGCATGCTCGCCTCCGTCACGCCGCTGCCGGTGATCGGCGTTCCGGTGCCGCTGAAGTACCTCGACGGTATGGACTCCCTGCTCTCGATCGTGCAGATGCCGGCCGGAGTGCCGGTCGCGGCCGTCGCGGTGGGCAACGCGCGCAACGCCGGCCTGCTGGCCGTCCGCATCCTCGCGGCGTCCGACGCGGACCTGCGCGAGCGCATGGAGGAGTTCCAGCGCGACCTGCACGACCAGGCCAAGGCCAAGGGCGAGCGGCTGCGACGCGCGTCAGCGGGGTAG
- a CDS encoding CoA-binding protein, which translates to MSDRYADEAVIRRILTDSKTWAFVGLRDNRERTAYDMAELLRSRGKTIVPVHPAAETVLGEPGFASVAEVPPVVDVVGVYRRAAHAGGAVDEAIELFGTYGPRGPGDVRAVWLPLEVVDEDAAKRAADAGLDVVMNRCPAIEWARLRLPR; encoded by the coding sequence ATGAGCGACCGTTACGCCGACGAGGCCGTCATCCGGCGCATCCTGACCGACTCCAAGACGTGGGCGTTCGTCGGCCTGCGCGACAACCGCGAGCGGACCGCGTACGACATGGCGGAGCTGCTCCGGTCGCGCGGGAAGACGATCGTGCCGGTCCACCCCGCCGCCGAGACCGTGCTCGGCGAACCCGGCTTCGCATCCGTCGCCGAGGTGCCGCCGGTCGTCGACGTCGTCGGCGTCTACCGCCGCGCCGCACACGCGGGCGGCGCCGTGGACGAGGCGATCGAGCTGTTCGGCACGTACGGGCCGCGCGGGCCCGGCGACGTCAGGGCCGTGTGGCTGCCGCTCGAGGTGGTCGACGAGGACGCCGCGAAGCGCGCCGCCGACGCCGGACTCGACGTCGTGATGAACCGCTGCCCCGCGATCGAGTGGGCGCGCCTCCGCCTACCCCGCTGA
- a CDS encoding LytR/AlgR family response regulator transcription factor gives MGVRCLIVDDDDGFLDVARILLEREHINVVGVATNTAGALRLMTAARPDVMLIDVNLGDESGFDLVDSIAGVDAPPILILISTYTLDDYIDLPVPGAVAFVRKSDLSGTTIRRILVDAGRAPA, from the coding sequence ATGGGTGTTCGGTGCCTGATCGTCGACGACGATGACGGCTTCCTCGACGTCGCTCGCATTCTGCTTGAACGCGAGCACATCAACGTCGTCGGGGTGGCCACGAACACCGCGGGCGCCCTTCGTCTGATGACCGCCGCGCGGCCCGATGTCATGCTCATCGACGTCAATCTCGGCGACGAGAGCGGCTTCGACCTGGTCGACTCGATCGCCGGCGTGGACGCGCCACCGATCCTGATCCTGATCTCCACCTACACCCTGGACGACTACATCGACCTTCCGGTGCCGGGCGCCGTGGCGTTCGTCCGCAAGTCCGACCTGTCGGGGACCACGATCCGCCGGATCCTCGTCGACGCCGGCCGGGCACCCGCCTGA